In a single window of the Flavobacterium sp. W4I14 genome:
- a CDS encoding transmembrane sensor (product_source=KO:K07165; cog=COG3712; ko=KO:K07165; pfam=PF04773,PF16344; transmembrane_helix_parts=Inside_1_84,TMhelix_85_104,Outside_105_337): MTDQRFTELLGKQLAGEISPDESVELKSILADNEGFRTEYKQLQTYFESETAEEENIDLVFDRIKAQITVSGESGLTVAKNKSYSIWLKVAAVVAIVVAGTLVYNREAIFFNKADQLVLTQALTKAAEVKYIVLADGSTVKMNSGSSLKYPDHFTAATRDVYLSGEAFFDVKKDAQHPFIVHTEQLAVKVLGTAFDVKAYHNDAFTETTLIRGSVAISLKDNTKQTFILKPNDKFTLAGGKAGMSQLTHFSGTGTDKVMETAWTNHELIYKNNRFDEIARLFERWYDVKITFKEADLKTMKFTGHVDKETISEALNVLKMIENFNYSIMGKNVYIYR; the protein is encoded by the coding sequence ATGACAGATCAAAGATTTACAGAATTGCTTGGAAAACAATTGGCCGGTGAAATTTCGCCGGATGAATCTGTTGAACTGAAATCGATTTTAGCCGATAACGAAGGGTTTAGAACAGAATATAAACAGTTACAAACTTATTTTGAATCTGAAACAGCTGAGGAAGAAAATATCGACCTCGTTTTTGATCGGATCAAAGCCCAAATTACCGTTTCTGGAGAATCGGGTTTAACGGTGGCCAAAAATAAATCTTACAGCATCTGGTTAAAAGTTGCTGCGGTTGTCGCTATTGTTGTTGCAGGTACATTGGTATACAATAGAGAGGCCATTTTCTTCAATAAAGCAGATCAGCTGGTACTAACTCAGGCGCTAACCAAAGCCGCAGAGGTCAAATACATTGTACTGGCCGATGGCTCTACTGTAAAAATGAATTCGGGGAGTAGTTTAAAATACCCTGATCATTTTACTGCAGCTACCAGGGATGTTTACTTATCTGGTGAGGCATTTTTTGATGTTAAAAAAGATGCACAACACCCTTTTATTGTGCACACCGAGCAATTGGCGGTAAAAGTACTGGGTACCGCATTCGATGTTAAGGCTTACCATAATGATGCTTTTACCGAAACCACCTTAATCAGGGGAAGTGTTGCTATTTCGCTTAAAGATAATACCAAGCAAACGTTTATCTTAAAGCCAAACGATAAATTTACTTTGGCTGGTGGTAAAGCAGGCATGAGTCAGCTCACCCATTTTAGTGGAACAGGAACCGACAAAGTAATGGAAACCGCATGGACAAACCACGAACTCATCTATAAAAACAACCGTTTTGATGAAATAGCCAGGCTTTTTGAGCGATGGTACGATGTTAAAATAACCTTTAAGGAAGCTGATCTTAAAACGATGAAATTTACGGGGCATGTAGATAAAGAAACCATTAGTGAGGCTTTAAATGTGCTAAAAATGATCGAAAATTTCAATTATTCGATAATGGGGAAAAATGTCTATATCTACCGTTAG
- a CDS encoding TonB-linked SusC/RagA family outer membrane protein (product_source=TIGR04056; cath_funfam=2.170.130.10,2.60.40.1120; cleavage_site_network=SignalP-noTM; cog=COG1629; pfam=PF00593,PF07715,PF13715; superfamily=49464,56935; tigrfam=TIGR04056), producing the protein MKKSLQLTCLLLYASTGLYAAAPIDHFNRAVSFHAVYQDVIKGTVKDETGATLPGVTIIIKGAQGGTQSNTSGQYSITAKTGDVLVFSFIGYQSKEVTVGTQSTIDITLTPDSKNLETVVVTALGVKRSEKSLTYNTQQVSGDELSKVKSPNLMNSLNGKVAGLTISPSASGVGGSAKVILRGSRSVSGNNQPLYVIDGVPISNNGNANGQQNSVFGGGQDGGDGISNLNPDDIASITVLEGASAAALYGSQAQNGVILITTKQGKAGKAEIGFSSGITIDNIAYEPKFQNSYGPASTTIRDSWGGGISNTTDNLKDFFKTGINTSNAINLSGGSEIAQTYFSYSNTYASGIQPGNKLNRNNLNLRETAKFFDNKLTVDGSVNYINQRINNSPSLGLYLNPLLGLYLFPRGVDITPYKDQYLLAGNTGGARQNWLGGPADINQNPWWLTNLNPNTSVRNRFLLSGSVKYDVAPWLNVQVRGNMDRTTDDYENRRYSGIATNFNSTGTGYFAQSNQTYVQKYVDAIANITVPMTGSDFKVNGLIGGSINDQKTSGLSLGGNLSAVDFFSPANTIVALPGTFSGNTLSNVVPIVPNHSQLQAVFGNANISYKDWAFLTVTGRNDWSSNLSYTPNDSYFYPSVGLSFIVSQMFKLPEAITYAKLRGTYAEVGNTVPPYLTFIQNTLKSDGALNFNTNAAFRELKPERTKSFEVGTDLRFLSNRINFSFTYYKTNTKNQYIPVVAPPSSLVSTGYLNAGNVENKGFQFILGADVVKGNGLNWNTSINGSLNRNKIIDIASADKINSVDLTGAGNTSYISRLKVGGSYGDIYSYTLQRDAQNRIILGGDGTTASPYTPLKSKEFNYVGNPNPKFQLGWNNSFNYKDFSLSFLVDGKFGGQVLSLTEALMDEAGVSEATGNARAQGGVKIDGVDTKGNAVSATVNPQAYYSFVGGRSGVSGEYIYSATVVRLREAALGYTLPLTGKTFKSVKFSVTGRNLFYFYKKAPFDPEITMSTGNGLSGVDVFNQPATRSLGFNLNLSF; encoded by the coding sequence ATGAAAAAATCTTTACAGCTAACGTGCTTATTGCTCTATGCATCCACAGGCTTGTATGCAGCTGCACCAATCGATCATTTTAATCGTGCAGTTTCTTTCCATGCTGTTTATCAGGATGTGATTAAAGGAACCGTAAAAGATGAAACCGGCGCTACCTTACCGGGTGTAACCATTATTATAAAGGGAGCACAGGGCGGCACGCAAAGCAATACTTCGGGCCAATATAGCATAACGGCTAAAACGGGTGATGTTTTGGTATTCTCGTTTATCGGTTACCAAAGCAAAGAAGTTACCGTTGGTACGCAAAGCACCATTGATATAACTTTAACCCCTGACTCTAAAAATCTTGAAACCGTAGTGGTAACGGCCTTAGGGGTAAAAAGATCAGAAAAATCCTTAACCTATAATACACAACAGGTATCGGGCGATGAATTATCAAAAGTAAAAAGTCCTAACTTAATGAACTCCCTTAACGGTAAAGTTGCTGGCTTAACCATTAGCCCAAGTGCTTCGGGTGTAGGTGGTTCGGCAAAGGTAATTTTAAGAGGAAGCCGTTCGGTGAGTGGTAACAACCAGCCCTTATATGTCATTGACGGCGTACCGATCAGTAATAACGGTAATGCCAATGGCCAGCAGAATAGTGTATTCGGTGGCGGTCAGGATGGTGGTGATGGTATTTCTAACCTTAATCCTGATGATATTGCAAGCATTACTGTTTTAGAAGGAGCATCAGCAGCTGCCCTTTACGGTAGTCAGGCGCAGAATGGTGTAATTTTAATTACCACCAAACAGGGTAAAGCAGGTAAAGCCGAAATTGGTTTTTCTTCGGGTATAACCATTGATAATATCGCTTACGAGCCAAAGTTCCAGAACAGTTACGGACCTGCATCTACCACGATAAGAGATAGCTGGGGCGGTGGAATCAGCAATACGACAGATAATTTAAAAGATTTTTTCAAAACGGGCATTAATACCTCGAATGCAATAAATCTTTCGGGCGGATCTGAAATAGCACAAACCTATTTTTCTTATTCTAACACTTACGCCAGTGGTATTCAACCAGGCAATAAGTTAAACCGAAACAACTTAAACCTGCGCGAAACAGCTAAGTTTTTTGACAATAAATTAACTGTAGATGGAAGTGTAAACTACATCAATCAACGCATTAACAACAGCCCATCTTTAGGTTTATATTTAAATCCATTATTGGGCTTGTATCTTTTCCCTAGAGGTGTTGATATTACCCCATATAAAGATCAGTATTTATTGGCTGGCAATACAGGTGGCGCACGCCAAAACTGGTTAGGCGGCCCGGCCGACATTAATCAAAACCCATGGTGGTTGACCAATTTAAACCCAAATACATCTGTCCGTAACCGTTTCTTATTGAGCGGTAGCGTTAAATATGATGTTGCACCATGGTTAAATGTGCAGGTTAGGGGAAATATGGACCGTACCACGGATGATTATGAAAACCGGAGATACTCTGGTATTGCGACCAATTTCAACTCTACCGGAACAGGTTATTTTGCACAGAGCAATCAAACCTATGTACAAAAATATGTAGATGCGATTGCCAACATTACCGTTCCAATGACTGGTTCTGATTTTAAAGTAAATGGATTAATCGGTGGAAGCATCAACGACCAGAAAACTTCAGGTTTATCTTTAGGTGGCAACCTTTCGGCGGTTGATTTCTTCTCTCCAGCTAACACCATTGTTGCCCTTCCAGGAACCTTTAGTGGAAATACATTAAGTAACGTAGTTCCTATTGTTCCTAATCACAGCCAGCTACAGGCCGTTTTTGGCAACGCCAATATTTCATATAAAGACTGGGCTTTCTTAACGGTAACAGGCAGAAACGATTGGTCTTCCAACTTATCATATACACCAAACGATTCTTATTTCTATCCTTCAGTTGGTTTATCATTTATTGTTTCACAGATGTTCAAACTTCCCGAGGCCATTACCTATGCCAAATTAAGAGGAACATATGCAGAAGTTGGAAATACCGTACCGCCTTATCTTACCTTTATCCAAAACACTTTAAAATCAGATGGTGCATTAAATTTCAACACCAATGCTGCTTTCAGAGAGTTAAAACCTGAAAGAACAAAATCATTTGAAGTGGGAACCGATTTACGTTTCCTATCAAACAGAATCAATTTCAGCTTTACCTATTATAAAACCAATACCAAAAACCAATATATTCCTGTAGTTGCACCTCCTTCTTCATTGGTGTCAACAGGATATCTGAATGCAGGTAATGTAGAGAACAAAGGTTTCCAGTTTATTTTAGGTGCTGATGTTGTAAAAGGCAACGGGCTGAACTGGAACACTTCAATAAACGGTTCATTAAACAGAAATAAAATCATAGATATCGCTTCGGCCGATAAAATTAACAGTGTAGATTTAACAGGTGCGGGCAATACCTCTTATATTTCGAGGTTAAAAGTGGGTGGCTCTTATGGCGATATTTATAGCTATACCTTACAAAGAGATGCCCAAAACCGCATCATATTAGGCGGTGATGGAACAACAGCTTCGCCATATACTCCGCTAAAAAGTAAAGAATTTAACTACGTAGGCAATCCTAACCCAAAATTCCAATTGGGCTGGAACAACAGTTTCAATTACAAAGATTTTAGCTTAAGCTTCTTGGTCGACGGTAAATTTGGCGGTCAGGTATTGTCGCTTACCGAAGCTTTAATGGACGAAGCGGGTGTATCTGAAGCAACTGGGAATGCAAGGGCTCAAGGCGGTGTTAAAATTGATGGTGTAGATACAAAAGGTAATGCAGTATCAGCAACGGTTAACCCACAAGCTTACTATTCGTTTGTTGGTGGCAGATCAGGTGTATCGGGCGAATATATCTATAGCGCTACAGTAGTACGTTTAAGAGAAGCTGCTTTAGGTTATACCCTTCCGTTAACTGGTAAAACATTTAAAAGCGTTAAATTTTCAGTTACTGGCAGAAACCTGTTTTATTTCTATAAAAAGGCTCCTTTCGATCCGGAAATCACGATGTCTACCGGGAATGGTTTATCTGGTGTAGATGTTTTTAACCAACCTGCAACACGCAGTTTAGGCTTCAATCTAAATTTATCATTTTAA
- a CDS encoding TonB-linked SusC/RagA family outer membrane protein (product_source=TIGR04056; cath_funfam=2.170.130.10; cleavage_site_network=SignalP-noTM; cog=COG1629; pfam=PF00593,PF07715; smart=SM00965; superfamily=56935; tigrfam=TIGR04056), which produces MNCAQRIILLIGLIFPLCTNAQTKVTLNFNGANFEQVVEAIQQQTVYHFAYSESKIPQHLVSIKVEEEEAIKVIDQLLRNSDYIYSLLPNNLIVIRKNTEGKMGADSVRFLKEVVITALGIEKDNHKVGYALTTIKGSSIAKARESNMIMALQGRVAGLNITGVNGGPGSAARVLIRGVSSMTAASPLFIVNGVPIDNSIRGSANEYGGADYGDGISNINPDDIETITILKGSAASALYGARAANGVILINLKSGGENTQPRLEYNTNLAFDVPVNSTDFQYLYGQGTQNKRPADLYNAITTGLLSWGELMDGKLTPQVDGSMRPYAPVKNNIQTFYRTAPAFINTLSLVGGNSNNNYRVSVSNLDYNSVLSNGALNRKTLNFYGTVALNSKISLSFTGNYIYERNKNKSYLSDGPLNANYGISALATSLDQSILAPGFDTETGFETRWNADEYKTNPYFLMNKQADYANRNRYITSAVLKYKLASWASLQGRIGYDSSKDELVSILPTGIAFSINRQGGMNAYDQNHTSELNSDILFTATRNLSDKLNLEFSMGANYRERKGNTEKLKGSQFKVPYLYVPENLITSTKTLAVSRIVTESAYYTADLSYQRYLNFSVTGRYDIYSTLPANNRGIFVPGVSGSFIFSDLLNLKALDFGKLRLDFAKTSGEPIVPYTTQIYYTVDNQVNGVPVGGFSGDLPNYNLKPFTLNETEAGLDLKFFNSRLDIDFTYFNRITHNEIINAKQSVTTGFTSAYVNLGETRNAGIELALGYTPWLTTTGKWQINFNMTKVKNTLLSIDGNSNYTLTGTYRPLNANTALVVGKPITQIMAYDYLRDANGNIIIGSDGIPKRGNFIPMGGTMPTLYGGISNSFSYKQFSFSFLIDYRFGNKILSATEYYSYVLGLNKATLVGRETGIVADGVLENGQKNTINVPAYAYYPELATNISALSVLNGSLIKLRQATLGYSFSERFLKRTPFSSIGIDLVARNLFTLLKYTKNIDPESQFSPTLGYAGIEGASLPATHTFGINFNFKFK; this is translated from the coding sequence ATGAATTGTGCGCAGAGAATCATATTGTTAATTGGATTGATTTTTCCGCTGTGTACCAATGCCCAAACTAAAGTAACCTTAAATTTTAACGGAGCAAATTTTGAGCAGGTTGTAGAAGCCATACAACAACAAACTGTTTATCATTTCGCCTACAGTGAATCTAAAATCCCTCAACATCTGGTATCCATCAAGGTAGAAGAAGAGGAGGCAATAAAGGTAATCGATCAATTGCTGCGCAATAGTGATTATATCTATTCTCTTTTGCCGAATAATTTAATCGTAATCAGAAAAAATACCGAAGGAAAAATGGGGGCTGATAGTGTCCGTTTTTTAAAGGAAGTGGTAATTACGGCTTTGGGTATCGAAAAAGACAATCATAAAGTTGGCTATGCTTTAACCACCATTAAAGGTTCTTCTATCGCTAAGGCAAGAGAGAGCAATATGATTATGGCCCTACAGGGTAGGGTAGCTGGACTTAACATTACCGGTGTAAACGGTGGCCCGGGATCTGCGGCACGTGTGCTCATCAGGGGTGTTTCGAGTATGACTGCTGCCTCTCCATTATTTATCGTAAACGGTGTCCCCATTGATAATAGCATTAGAGGGAGTGCCAACGAGTATGGTGGCGCAGACTATGGTGATGGAATCAGCAATATCAATCCAGACGATATCGAAACCATAACGATATTAAAAGGTTCGGCTGCTTCGGCTTTATATGGGGCCAGGGCTGCAAATGGTGTGATCCTCATCAACCTGAAAAGCGGTGGAGAAAATACCCAGCCAAGGCTGGAGTACAACACAAATCTGGCCTTCGATGTGCCAGTTAATTCTACCGATTTTCAATACTTATATGGTCAGGGTACACAAAATAAACGTCCTGCCGATCTGTACAATGCAATTACCACGGGTTTGTTGAGCTGGGGAGAACTTATGGACGGCAAATTAACACCCCAAGTGGATGGTTCTATGCGGCCTTACGCTCCTGTTAAAAATAACATCCAGACTTTTTACCGCACCGCACCGGCCTTTATTAATACACTGTCGCTTGTTGGTGGAAATAGCAATAACAACTATCGTGTTTCAGTTTCCAATTTAGATTACAATTCTGTTTTAAGCAATGGAGCCTTAAACCGGAAAACGCTGAATTTTTATGGTACAGTGGCTTTAAATTCTAAAATATCGCTAAGCTTTACTGGTAATTACATTTACGAAAGGAACAAAAACAAAAGTTACCTCAGCGATGGCCCTTTAAATGCAAATTATGGGATATCAGCCTTGGCCACCAGTTTAGATCAATCGATCTTAGCCCCTGGTTTTGATACCGAAACAGGTTTTGAAACGCGGTGGAATGCGGATGAATATAAAACCAACCCTTATTTTTTGATGAACAAACAGGCCGATTATGCCAATAGAAACCGTTATATTACATCAGCCGTATTAAAATATAAGTTGGCCAGCTGGGCATCACTGCAGGGCAGAATTGGCTACGATTCGAGTAAAGATGAACTGGTGAGCATTTTACCTACAGGTATTGCATTTTCCATTAACAGGCAGGGCGGTATGAATGCCTATGATCAAAACCATACTTCAGAACTCAATAGCGATATTTTGTTCACTGCAACCAGAAACCTGAGCGATAAATTGAACCTCGAATTTTCAATGGGCGCAAATTATCGCGAAAGAAAGGGCAATACCGAAAAACTGAAAGGATCGCAGTTTAAAGTGCCGTATCTCTATGTGCCGGAAAATCTGATTACCAGTACCAAAACATTGGCCGTATCGAGAATTGTAACCGAATCGGCTTATTATACTGCCGACCTCAGCTACCAGCGTTATCTTAACTTCTCCGTTACCGGACGTTACGATATTTATTCTACTTTACCCGCAAACAACCGGGGCATATTTGTACCCGGTGTATCGGGCAGTTTTATTTTTTCAGATCTGTTGAATTTGAAAGCACTCGATTTTGGTAAACTGCGGTTGGATTTTGCCAAAACCAGTGGAGAACCCATTGTTCCCTACACCACGCAAATCTATTATACCGTAGATAATCAGGTTAATGGTGTGCCTGTGGGTGGTTTTTCTGGCGATTTACCCAATTACAATTTAAAACCGTTTACCCTCAACGAAACAGAGGCCGGTCTCGATCTTAAATTTTTCAATAGCCGTTTGGACATCGATTTTACCTATTTCAACCGCATTACCCACAACGAAATTATTAATGCAAAACAATCGGTTACCACTGGTTTTACTTCCGCCTATGTTAACCTCGGCGAAACCCGGAATGCAGGGATAGAACTGGCTTTAGGCTACACGCCCTGGCTTACAACAACAGGCAAATGGCAAATTAACTTTAACATGACCAAGGTAAAGAATACCCTGCTTTCTATCGATGGCAACAGTAATTATACCCTTACAGGCACCTATCGGCCGTTAAATGCCAATACCGCGCTGGTGGTTGGTAAACCGATTACGCAGATTATGGCTTACGATTATTTGCGGGATGCTAATGGAAACATCATTATCGGATCTGATGGCATACCAAAGCGGGGTAATTTTATTCCTATGGGAGGCACCATGCCTACTTTATATGGAGGGATAAGCAACAGTTTTAGCTATAAACAGTTTAGTTTTTCCTTTTTGATCGATTATCGCTTTGGCAATAAAATCCTATCAGCAACAGAATATTACAGTTATGTGCTTGGCTTAAATAAGGCAACTTTAGTGGGGAGGGAGACCGGGATTGTGGCCGATGGCGTGTTAGAAAATGGGCAGAAGAACACGATTAACGTTCCCGCCTATGCCTATTACCCTGAACTGGCCACTAATATTTCTGCATTATCGGTACTCAATGGCAGTTTGATCAAGCTGAGGCAGGCCACATTAGGTTATTCTTTTAGCGAACGTTTTTTAAAAAGAACACC
- a CDS encoding glucokinase (product_source=KO:K00845; cath_funfam=3.30.420.40; cog=COG1940; ko=KO:K00845; pfam=PF00480; superfamily=53067): MNKNKYVMGIDIGGSHITAAILDMQQRNILKNSYTRERVDSHGSTEQIIHTWCSAIKAAYQKVDIEIGCLGIAMPGPFDYENGISYIAGNDKYAAFYGLNVKDMLASELQINKDQILMSNDAACFLAGEVFAGEARAYQHLIGITLGTGLGSAVYNEGKVDDANLWCAPFLDGITEDYLSTRWFLKRYYELTGFNILNVRELAKLYDDNQTVRKIFAEFSHNLGLFLKKFQQDHTAEAIVIGGNIANASNRFIPGVVKYLHSQGITSPIHISRLNEDAALVGAAGCWATQTFKTIEKI; this comes from the coding sequence ATGAATAAAAACAAATATGTGATGGGCATTGATATCGGGGGATCGCACATTACAGCTGCCATACTCGATATGCAGCAGCGGAACATTCTAAAAAATTCCTATACGCGCGAACGTGTCGACTCTCATGGCTCAACAGAACAGATTATCCACACCTGGTGCAGTGCAATTAAAGCAGCTTATCAAAAAGTTGATATCGAAATTGGCTGTTTAGGTATTGCCATGCCGGGTCCTTTCGATTATGAAAATGGCATTTCTTATATCGCTGGTAATGATAAATACGCCGCTTTTTATGGCCTTAATGTAAAAGATATGCTTGCCAGCGAACTTCAGATTAACAAGGATCAGATTTTGATGAGTAACGATGCTGCTTGTTTTTTGGCTGGAGAAGTGTTTGCAGGTGAGGCACGTGCTTATCAGCACCTGATTGGTATTACATTGGGAACAGGATTAGGAAGTGCGGTTTATAATGAGGGAAAAGTTGATGATGCCAATTTATGGTGTGCGCCTTTTTTAGATGGCATAACAGAAGATTATCTTTCTACACGATGGTTTTTAAAACGGTATTACGAACTCACAGGATTTAATATTCTAAATGTTAGAGAACTGGCCAAACTTTACGACGATAACCAAACTGTACGGAAAATATTTGCTGAGTTTAGCCATAACCTTGGGCTTTTCCTCAAAAAATTTCAACAGGATCATACAGCTGAAGCCATTGTAATCGGTGGTAATATTGCCAACGCCTCCAACCGTTTTATCCCCGGTGTGGTTAAATACCTCCATTCGCAGGGCATCACTTCTCCAATACATATTTCGAGATTAAATGAAGATGCGGCCTTGGTTGGAGCTGCGGGCTGCTGGGCTACGCAGACATTTAAAACGATCGAAAAAATCTAA
- a CDS encoding RNA polymerase sigma-70 factor (family 1) (product_source=TIGR02985; cath_funfam=1.10.10.10,1.10.1740.10; cog=COG1595; pfam=PF04542,PF08281; superfamily=88659,88946; tigrfam=TIGR02985) produces MKAAKPDLVVLWNKICLKDDIKSFEQLYRFLYSRLIKFSIYYVVDKQAAEDLVTEVFVKCWENRATSTHVLNPESYFFIAVKNQSLKYLKKNSSITFIDLVDAEEGISVTTQTPEYILETKELHRQLDFAIAGLAPQAATVFRLIKESGMKYKEVAELLNISPRTVQTQLFRAIAKLRLILQPLKDQGSDEKKLGKLISLIILVGTLSFFYFL; encoded by the coding sequence TTGAAAGCAGCTAAGCCAGATCTAGTCGTTTTATGGAATAAGATTTGCCTCAAGGATGATATAAAATCTTTTGAGCAACTTTACCGCTTTCTATATAGTAGGTTGATCAAATTTTCTATTTACTATGTGGTTGATAAGCAGGCTGCGGAAGACCTGGTTACCGAGGTATTTGTTAAATGCTGGGAAAACCGCGCAACAAGTACCCATGTATTAAATCCCGAAAGTTATTTCTTTATCGCAGTAAAAAATCAATCACTTAAATACCTCAAAAAAAATTCTTCAATTACGTTTATCGATTTAGTTGATGCTGAAGAGGGTATTTCGGTAACAACACAAACACCGGAGTATATTTTGGAAACCAAAGAACTGCACAGGCAACTAGATTTTGCTATTGCTGGTCTGGCACCTCAGGCAGCTACGGTTTTTAGGTTGATTAAAGAAAGTGGAATGAAATATAAAGAAGTGGCAGAACTGTTGAACATTTCACCCCGAACGGTGCAGACCCAATTGTTCAGGGCCATTGCTAAACTCCGTTTAATATTACAGCCTTTAAAAGATCAAGGATCGGATGAAAAAAAGCTTGGAAAACTGATCTCCCTGATTATCTTAGTAGGTACTTTATCTTTTTTTTATTTCTTGTAG